From one Asterias amurensis chromosome 10, ASM3211899v1 genomic stretch:
- the LOC139943323 gene encoding ly-6/neurotoxin-like protein 1, which yields MKGPMYAMLVLGLVGLAASRQCYDCEYNSYGYSGNSCEAPDPTAKKSTCNGECQKVYIEGGGVVSITRSCSTLCYAIDCVESNGAKVCTTCCNSDLCNSAGSVTFNLVAMVSLVATVWGLSK from the exons ATGAAAGGACCAATGTACGCCATGCTAGTCTTGGGTCTTGTAG GCCTTGCGGCATCTCGACAGTGTTATGATTGCGAGTACAACAGTTATGGCTATTCGGGCAACTCGTGTGAGGCTCCTGATCCGACAGCCAAGAAGTCGACATGCAATGGCGAGTGCCAG AAAGTATACATTGAAGGTGGCGGAGTCGTGAGCATCACCCGTTCGTGTTCAACGCTTTGCTATGCCATCGACTGTGTCGAATCGAACGGCGCCAAAGTCTGCACCACATGCTGCAACTCTGATCTGTGCAACAGCGCAGGCTCAGTGACCTTTAACCTCGTTGCTATGGTCAGCCTGGTCGCCACTGTATGGGGCCTGTCCAAATGA